In a single window of the Leopardus geoffroyi isolate Oge1 chromosome D2, O.geoffroyi_Oge1_pat1.0, whole genome shotgun sequence genome:
- the PTPRE gene encoding receptor-type tyrosine-protein phosphatase epsilon isoform X3 — translation MEPFCLLLLAGVSLPFAKALKGNETTPAESNVTSTTAGPPDPRASQPLLAWLLLPLLLLVVSLLLAAYFFRFRKQRKAVVSANDKKVPNGILEEQEQQRVMLLSRSPSGPKKYFPIPVAHLEEEIRVRSADDCKRFREEFNSLPSGHIQGTFELANKEENREKNRYPNILPNDHSRVILSQVDGAPCSDYINASYIDGYKEKNKFIAAQGPKQETVNDFWRMIWEQKSATIVMLTNLKERKEEKCYQYWPDQGCWTYGNIRVCVEDCVVLVDYTIRKFCIQSQLPDGCKAPRLVSQLHFTSWPDFGVPFTPIGMLKFLKKVKALNPAHAGPIVVHCSAGVGRTGTFIVIDAMMDMMHAEHKVDVFDFVSRIRNQRPQMVQTDMQYTFIYQALLEYYLYGDTELDVSSLENHLQTLHGTATHFDKIGLEEEFRKLTNVRIMKEDMRTGNLPANMKKARVIQIIPYDFNRVILSMKRGQEYTDYINASFIDGYRQKDYFIATQGPLAHTVEDFWRMVWEWKCHTVVMLTEVQEREQDKCYQYWPTEGSVTHGEITIEIKSDTLSEAISIRDFLVTFNQPLARQEEQTRLVRQFHFHGWPEIGIPAEGKGMLDLIAAVQKQQQQTGNHPITVHCSAGAGRTGTFIALSNILERVKAEGLLDVFQAVKSLRLQRPHMVQTLEQYEFCYKVVQDFIDIFSDYANFK, via the exons GCCCTCCGGACCCCCGCGCGTCCCAGCCCCTGCTGGCCTGgctgctgctgcctctgctgcTGTTAGTcgtctccctcctcctcgccGCCTACTTCTTCAG GttcaggaagcagaggaaagcCGTGGTCAGCGCCAATGACAAGAAGGTGCCCAACGGAATCCTGGAAGAACAAG AGCAGCAAAGAGTGATGCTCCTCAGCAGGTCCCCCTCGGGGCCCAAGAAGTACTTCCCCATCCCCGTGGCTCACCTGGAGGAGGAGATCCGCGTCCGGTCGGCAGATGACTGCAAGCGCTTTCGGGAGGAGTTCAAC tcgTTGCCATCCGGACACATACAAGGAACTTTTGAACTGgccaataaagaagaaaatagagaaaaaaacagatatccCAACATCCTTCCCA ATGATCATTCCAGGGTGATTCTGAGCCAAGTGGATGGAGCCCCCTGTTCAGACTATATTAATGCTTCGTACATAGAC GGTTACAAGGAGAAGAATAAATTCATAGCGGCTCAAG GCCCTAAACAGGAGACAGTTAATGACTTCTGGAGAATGATCTGGGAACAGAAGTCTGCAACCATTGTCATGTTGACGAacctgaaagaaaggaaggag GAGAAATGCTATCAGTACTGGCCGGACCAGGGATGCTGGACCTATGGAAACATCCGTGTGTGCGTGGAGGACTGTGTAGTTCTGGTCGACTACACCATCCGGAAGTTCTGCATACAGTCG CAGCTCCCCGATGGCTGCAAAGCCCCGCGGCTGGTCTCCCAGCTGCACTTCACCAGCTGGCCCGACTTTGGAGTGCCTTTCACCCCCATCGGGATGCTGAAGTTCCTGAAGAAAGTGAAGGCCCTCAACCCCGCCCATGCCGGGCCCATAGTGGTCCACTGCAG TGCCGGCGTGGGCCGGACGGGCACCTTCATAGTGATCGATGCCATGATGGACATGATGCACGCCGAGCACAAGGTCGACGTCTTCGACTTCGTGTCGAGAATCCGCAACCAGCGTCCTCAGATGGTTCAAACAGAT ATGCAGTACACGTTCATCTACCAAGCCTTACTGGAGTACTACCTCTACGGGGACACCGAGCTGGACGTGTCCTCTCTGGAAAACCACCTGCAGACGCTGCATGGCACCGCCACCCACTTCGACAAGATCGGGCTGGAGGAAGAGTTCAGG AAACTGACAAATGTCCGGATCATGAAGGAGGACATGAGGACGGGCAACCTGCCGGCCAACATGAAGAAGGCCAGAGTCATCCAGATCATTCCGT ATGACTTCAATCGGGTGATCCTTTCCATGAAAAGGGGTCAAGAATACACAGACTACATCAACGCCTCCTTTATCGAC GGCTACCGACAGAAGGACTATTTCatcgccacccaggggcccctggcacACACGGTGGAGGACTTCTGGCGGATGGTCTGGGAGTGGAAGTGCCACACGGTCGTGATGCTGACGGAGGTCCAGGAGCGAGAGCAG GATAAATGCTACCAGTATTGGCCAACAGAGGGCTCAGTGACTCACGGCGAAATAACAATCGAAATAAAAAGCGACACGCTTTCCGAAGCCATCAGCATACGGGACTTCCTGGTCACTTTCAATCAG CCCCTGGCCCGCCAGGAGGAGCAGACCCGACTGGTGCGACAGTTCCACTTCCACGGTTGGCCCGAGATCGGGATCCCGGCGGAGGGCAAAGGCATGCTCGACCTCATCGCGGCCgtgcagaagcagcagcagcagaccgGCAACCACCCCATCACTGTGCACTGCAG TGCTGGAGCCGGGCGAACAGGTACATTCATCGCGCTCAGCAACATTCTGGAACGAGTGAAAGCCGAGGGCCTTTTAGACGTATTCCAAGCTGTGAAGAGTTTACGACTTCAGAGACCGCATATGGTGCAAACCCTG
- the PTPRE gene encoding receptor-type tyrosine-protein phosphatase epsilon isoform X4: MSGRKSFSRLTWFRKQRKAVVSANDKKVPNGILEEQEQQRVMLLSRSPSGPKKYFPIPVAHLEEEIRVRSADDCKRFREEFNSLPSGHIQGTFELANKEENREKNRYPNILPNDHSRVILSQVDGAPCSDYINASYIDGYKEKNKFIAAQGPKQETVNDFWRMIWEQKSATIVMLTNLKERKEEKCYQYWPDQGCWTYGNIRVCVEDCVVLVDYTIRKFCIQSQLPDGCKAPRLVSQLHFTSWPDFGVPFTPIGMLKFLKKVKALNPAHAGPIVVHCSAGVGRTGTFIVIDAMMDMMHAEHKVDVFDFVSRIRNQRPQMVQTDMQYTFIYQALLEYYLYGDTELDVSSLENHLQTLHGTATHFDKIGLEEEFRKLTNVRIMKEDMRTGNLPANMKKARVIQIIPYDFNRVILSMKRGQEYTDYINASFIDGYRQKDYFIATQGPLAHTVEDFWRMVWEWKCHTVVMLTEVQEREQDKCYQYWPTEGSVTHGEITIEIKSDTLSEAISIRDFLVTFNQPLARQEEQTRLVRQFHFHGWPEIGIPAEGKGMLDLIAAVQKQQQQTGNHPITVHCSAGAGRTGTFIALSNILERVKAEGLLDVFQAVKSLRLQRPHMVQTLEQYEFCYKVVQDFIDIFSDYANFK, encoded by the exons ATGAGCGGCAGGAAAAGCTTCTCCAGGCTCACCTG GttcaggaagcagaggaaagcCGTGGTCAGCGCCAATGACAAGAAGGTGCCCAACGGAATCCTGGAAGAACAAG AGCAGCAAAGAGTGATGCTCCTCAGCAGGTCCCCCTCGGGGCCCAAGAAGTACTTCCCCATCCCCGTGGCTCACCTGGAGGAGGAGATCCGCGTCCGGTCGGCAGATGACTGCAAGCGCTTTCGGGAGGAGTTCAAC tcgTTGCCATCCGGACACATACAAGGAACTTTTGAACTGgccaataaagaagaaaatagagaaaaaaacagatatccCAACATCCTTCCCA ATGATCATTCCAGGGTGATTCTGAGCCAAGTGGATGGAGCCCCCTGTTCAGACTATATTAATGCTTCGTACATAGAC GGTTACAAGGAGAAGAATAAATTCATAGCGGCTCAAG GCCCTAAACAGGAGACAGTTAATGACTTCTGGAGAATGATCTGGGAACAGAAGTCTGCAACCATTGTCATGTTGACGAacctgaaagaaaggaaggag GAGAAATGCTATCAGTACTGGCCGGACCAGGGATGCTGGACCTATGGAAACATCCGTGTGTGCGTGGAGGACTGTGTAGTTCTGGTCGACTACACCATCCGGAAGTTCTGCATACAGTCG CAGCTCCCCGATGGCTGCAAAGCCCCGCGGCTGGTCTCCCAGCTGCACTTCACCAGCTGGCCCGACTTTGGAGTGCCTTTCACCCCCATCGGGATGCTGAAGTTCCTGAAGAAAGTGAAGGCCCTCAACCCCGCCCATGCCGGGCCCATAGTGGTCCACTGCAG TGCCGGCGTGGGCCGGACGGGCACCTTCATAGTGATCGATGCCATGATGGACATGATGCACGCCGAGCACAAGGTCGACGTCTTCGACTTCGTGTCGAGAATCCGCAACCAGCGTCCTCAGATGGTTCAAACAGAT ATGCAGTACACGTTCATCTACCAAGCCTTACTGGAGTACTACCTCTACGGGGACACCGAGCTGGACGTGTCCTCTCTGGAAAACCACCTGCAGACGCTGCATGGCACCGCCACCCACTTCGACAAGATCGGGCTGGAGGAAGAGTTCAGG AAACTGACAAATGTCCGGATCATGAAGGAGGACATGAGGACGGGCAACCTGCCGGCCAACATGAAGAAGGCCAGAGTCATCCAGATCATTCCGT ATGACTTCAATCGGGTGATCCTTTCCATGAAAAGGGGTCAAGAATACACAGACTACATCAACGCCTCCTTTATCGAC GGCTACCGACAGAAGGACTATTTCatcgccacccaggggcccctggcacACACGGTGGAGGACTTCTGGCGGATGGTCTGGGAGTGGAAGTGCCACACGGTCGTGATGCTGACGGAGGTCCAGGAGCGAGAGCAG GATAAATGCTACCAGTATTGGCCAACAGAGGGCTCAGTGACTCACGGCGAAATAACAATCGAAATAAAAAGCGACACGCTTTCCGAAGCCATCAGCATACGGGACTTCCTGGTCACTTTCAATCAG CCCCTGGCCCGCCAGGAGGAGCAGACCCGACTGGTGCGACAGTTCCACTTCCACGGTTGGCCCGAGATCGGGATCCCGGCGGAGGGCAAAGGCATGCTCGACCTCATCGCGGCCgtgcagaagcagcagcagcagaccgGCAACCACCCCATCACTGTGCACTGCAG TGCTGGAGCCGGGCGAACAGGTACATTCATCGCGCTCAGCAACATTCTGGAACGAGTGAAAGCCGAGGGCCTTTTAGACGTATTCCAAGCTGTGAAGAGTTTACGACTTCAGAGACCGCATATGGTGCAAACCCTG